From a single Fusobacterium pseudoperiodonticum genomic region:
- a CDS encoding ABC transporter permease gives MVEVVDKNNKVKNFILDNSVPILILIMVAIMFPLSGLSGDYLVREMIERISRNLFLIMSLLIPIVAGMGLNFGIVLGAMGGQLALILVTNWHIMGLQGVFLAMILSMPFSILLGYVGGVILNRAKGKEMITSMILGYFINGVYQLVVLYSMGKIIPVSDRTLLLSSGRGIKNTVDLTEISKAVDNAIPLKIFGYDIPVLTLLFIVGLCFFIIWFRKTKLGQDMRAVGQDMEVSKSAGIEVNKVRIYSIVISTVLAGIGQVIYLQNLGTINTYNSHEQIGMFSVAALLIGGASVARATIPNAIGGVILFHTMFVVAPRAGKELMGSSQIGEYFRVFISYGIIALVLIIYEWRRKKEKEREREKAIGF, from the coding sequence ATGGTGGAAGTCGTGGATAAGAATAATAAAGTAAAAAACTTTATATTGGATAACAGTGTTCCAATACTTATACTTATTATGGTAGCTATAATGTTTCCACTTTCTGGTTTGAGTGGAGATTACTTAGTTCGTGAAATGATAGAAAGAATTTCAAGAAACCTATTTTTAATAATGTCATTGTTAATTCCAATAGTTGCAGGAATGGGATTGAACTTCGGTATAGTTTTAGGAGCTATGGGAGGACAACTTGCCTTAATTCTTGTTACTAACTGGCACATCATGGGGCTACAAGGTGTATTTTTAGCAATGATACTTTCTATGCCATTTTCAATTTTACTTGGATATGTTGGAGGAGTAATATTAAATAGAGCCAAAGGTAAAGAAATGATAACTTCTATGATTTTAGGATACTTTATCAATGGTGTTTACCAACTTGTAGTTCTATATTCAATGGGAAAAATTATTCCAGTTAGTGATAGAACACTTTTACTATCTTCAGGTAGAGGTATAAAAAATACAGTGGATTTAACAGAGATTTCAAAAGCAGTGGATAATGCAATTCCTTTAAAAATATTTGGTTATGATATCCCTGTTCTAACATTACTTTTCATAGTTGGACTATGTTTCTTTATCATTTGGTTTAGAAAAACAAAATTAGGACAAGATATGAGAGCTGTTGGACAAGATATGGAAGTATCTAAGTCAGCAGGTATAGAAGTAAATAAAGTTAGAATTTACTCAATAGTTATCTCAACTGTCTTAGCAGGTATAGGACAAGTAATATATCTTCAAAATTTAGGAACAATAAACACATATAATTCACACGAACAAATAGGAATGTTCTCAGTTGCAGCCCTATTAATAGGAGGAGCTTCTGTAGCAAGAGCAACTATTCCTAATGCAATAGGTGGGGTAATTTTATTCCATACTATGTTCGTTGTTGCACCAAGAGCAGGAAAAGAATTAATGGGTTCTTCACAAATAGGAGAATATTTCAGAGTATTTATTTCTTACGGAATTATAGCTCTTGTTCTTATCATCTATGAATGGAGAAGAAAGAAAGAAAAAGAAAGAGAAAGAGAAAAAGCAATAGGATTTTAA
- a CDS encoding glucosaminidase domain-containing protein produces the protein MKKYLLAVVFLCLSILSYSNDTEALDQDTNTGIITQAKDFAKVKGKSKKQIFIDTLIPTIEKIRTKIAEDKEYVKTLIEKEILTAEEKLYLEEMYTKYKVKSKSKTELVHKMVVPPTSFILGQASLESGWGSSKLAKEGNNLFAVRSSLRDPEKTVNLGPNQYYKRYESLEESLMDYVMTLSRHSSYSNLRKAINNGEQTIVLIKHLGNYSEMKNLYEQRLTQIITKNNLFKYDN, from the coding sequence ATGAAGAAATATTTACTAGCAGTTGTTTTTCTATGCTTGTCAATTCTTTCTTATTCTAATGATACAGAGGCCCTAGATCAAGATACCAACACTGGTATTATTACTCAAGCAAAAGATTTTGCTAAAGTAAAAGGTAAATCAAAAAAACAAATATTTATCGATACTCTTATTCCAACTATCGAAAAGATAAGAACTAAGATAGCTGAGGATAAGGAATATGTAAAAACTCTTATAGAGAAAGAAATCTTAACAGCAGAAGAGAAATTATATTTAGAGGAGATGTACACTAAATATAAAGTAAAATCTAAATCTAAAACAGAATTAGTACACAAGATGGTGGTTCCACCAACATCATTTATACTAGGGCAGGCCTCATTGGAAAGTGGTTGGGGAAGTTCTAAACTTGCAAAAGAAGGAAATAATCTATTTGCAGTTAGATCATCTTTAAGAGATCCTGAAAAAACTGTAAATCTAGGACCTAACCAATACTACAAAAGATATGAAAGCTTAGAAGAATCACTAATGGACTATGTGATGACTTTATCAAGACATTCTAGTTATTCTAATTTAAGAAAAGCAATTAATAATGGAGAACAAACAATAGTTCTTATCAAACATTTAGGAAATTATTCTGAAATGAAAAATCTATATGAACAAAGATTAACTCAGATAATTACAAAAAATAATTTATTTAAATATGATAACTAA
- a CDS encoding ABC transporter permease subunit, whose protein sequence is MLKKFGLPRLIILIFLISTYIIAPFVGIPITTALSDTIIRFGMNAILVLSLMPMIESGAGLNFGMPLGIEAGLLGSLISIELGFSGFVGFALAILISIIFAFIFGWAYGAVLNKVKGGEMMIATYIGFSSVAFMCIMWIILPFKRPDMIWAYGGSGLRTTISVETYWKGVLNNVFGKISQAIPVGEIIFFLLLAFIMWLFFRTKAGLSMSAVGKNEKFAQATGINADKSRKQSVIISTVIAAIGIVVYQQSFGFIQLYLAPFNMAFPAIAAILIGGASVNRVTIWHVMIGTFLFQGILTMTPTVVNAVIKTDMSETIRIIVSNGMILYALTRKDGGSRG, encoded by the coding sequence ATGTTAAAGAAATTTGGTTTACCAAGACTAATAATATTAATATTTTTAATATCAACATATATAATAGCTCCTTTCGTAGGAATTCCTATAACAACAGCACTATCAGATACAATTATTAGATTTGGTATGAATGCTATTTTAGTTCTATCTCTTATGCCTATGATAGAATCAGGAGCAGGTCTTAACTTCGGTATGCCTTTAGGAATAGAAGCAGGACTTTTAGGTTCGCTAATAAGTATAGAGTTAGGATTTAGTGGTTTTGTAGGTTTTGCTTTAGCGATACTTATATCAATAATATTTGCCTTTATTTTTGGTTGGGCTTATGGAGCAGTTTTAAATAAAGTAAAGGGTGGAGAAATGATGATAGCTACATATATCGGTTTCTCATCAGTTGCTTTTATGTGTATTATGTGGATAATTCTTCCATTTAAAAGACCAGATATGATTTGGGCTTATGGAGGTTCAGGACTTAGAACAACAATAAGTGTTGAAACTTACTGGAAGGGAGTTTTAAATAATGTATTTGGAAAAATATCACAAGCTATACCAGTTGGAGAAATAATATTCTTCTTATTACTTGCTTTTATTATGTGGCTATTTTTCAGAACAAAAGCAGGACTTTCTATGAGTGCTGTAGGAAAAAATGAAAAATTTGCTCAAGCAACAGGTATCAATGCAGATAAGAGTAGAAAACAATCAGTTATAATCTCAACTGTTATCGCAGCAATAGGAATAGTTGTATACCAACAAAGTTTTGGATTTATACAATTATATCTAGCACCTTTCAATATGGCTTTCCCTGCTATAGCAGCAATACTTATTGGAGGAGCTTCAGTAAACAGAGTTACAATATGGCACGTTATGATAGGAACTTTCCTATTCCAAGGAATACTAACTATGACACCAACAGTTGTAAACGCTGTTATAAAGACAGATATGTCTGAAACAATAAGAATAATCGTTTCTAATGGAATGATATTATATGCTTTAACTAGAAAGGATGGTGGAAGTCGTGGATAA
- a CDS encoding DUF6672 family protein: MKHTLKVAIIVLILVVISVILFVTGKRHDILIENNSMAGIKYSINGEPYKTLDVGKKALGISKGVGNVIFIKTVDNKVIEKELPSKNINLFINQAINNGEDWYKESEK, from the coding sequence ATGAAACATACATTAAAAGTAGCTATTATAGTTTTAATTCTTGTTGTGATTTCAGTAATTCTTTTTGTTACAGGAAAGAGACATGATATTCTAATTGAAAATAATTCAATGGCAGGAATTAAATACAGTATAAATGGAGAACCATATAAGACATTAGATGTTGGTAAAAAAGCCCTAGGTATATCAAAGGGAGTAGGAAATGTAATTTTCATAAAAACAGTAGATAATAAAGTTATAGAAAAAGAACTTCCTTCTAAGAATATAAATCTTTTTATCAATCAAGCTATAAATAATGGTGAAGATTGGTATAAAGAAAGTGAAAAATAA